From Sphingobacterium bambusae:
TTACCGTAACGGTTGGCGGCGCAATGGACGGGTACTGACTTATCGGCAATGTCATGATGGAAATCGTACCAATGATCATAATCAAGATCGAGATAACGATCGCCGTGACTGGCCTTTTTATAAATACTTCTGAGATCATTTCTATTCTTTTAGTTTAGGACTTCGACAATTACTTCTGCGCAGCTTTATCCGCTGTTGGCGCATTTTCAGCGACTTTAGTGCCGGCTCTCACATTCATCAAACCATCGACAATAATTTTTTCGCCAGCTTCAACACCTGACTCCACAACGACTTGCTCACCTACTTTCAATCCCAGTTTCACCGGACGGATTTCTGCTTGGCTACTATCATTGACTACAAAGACATTGTACACACCCAATTGATCTTGAACTGCTTTGAATGGAATGATATTTTGTTCGCTCGTCGACGTGCTCTTTACGTTGATGGTCAGGTTCATGCCAGCACGCAATGCATTTTGTGCGTTGCTAAATGTTGCACGTACTTTGATGGTTCCAGTTTGCGGATCTACAGCTCTGTCGATGATGGTCACCTTACCAAGGTTGGCATAAGTCGTTCCATCGGGCAACACCACACTGATCTCGGTTGCTGATTTTCCTGTTTGGTATGCTGAAAACTCAGCGATCTCGCGCTCACTTACCTGAAATTCTACGGTAATAGGGTCGATGGTGCTTATCGTATTTATCTCCGTTGTTCCAGGAGATACGAGCGCGCCCGTACGAACGAGGGAGATGCCAACTACACCACTGAATGGAGCACGGATCACTGCACGTTGCAAGTTTGTTTGCGCTGTCGTAAGTGCGGCTTGTGCCGATTGAACTTGCGCTTTGAGATTGCTCACTTCCGTAACGGCATTATCCAATGTTTGTTTGGCAATCGCATCTTTTTCGGATAAGGTTTGGTAGCGTGATAAATCTTTTTCTCCGCGTTGTAATGTAGCTTTTGCAATTTCCAATGCAGCCTTTGCTTGATCTACCGCTGCTTGATACCGGATGCGGTCAATTTCATAAAGTACCTGACCTTTGGATACCGAAGCACCGTCAGTCACGTTTATTTTTGTCACATATCCACTTACTTCGGCAAGAATCTTCGTTTCCTGTAAAGGGATAACGCTGCCTGGATAGCTCTTAATACCGGATACAATCTGTTTTTCAACAACGGCGGTGGTTACCGGAACCGCCGGCTGCCCCTGAGGTGCCCCCTGCTGTTGCTTGGACGACTCATTGCCTGATCCACAAGATTGCCAAAACAATCCTGAACCTATGATTAAAGCGGAAAATAAAAAGTTCTTATTCATGGTTTCGTGTATTTCTTTGTTTGATAAGGTTTGTTATTTTGTAATCTCAACTGTGCCCAAGGCTTTCTGAATATCCAATTTACTTGATAAAACAGCATATAGCGCATTCAGGTAATTTAGTTGACTCGTCTTTAGATCGGCTTCAGCCGTCATCAATTCCAGATAGGTTTTCACACCAGCGTCATATTGAAGCTTGATAGTGTTGTAAACATCTTCGGAAAGCTCCATATTTCCTTTGGAATTACGCCATTCGTTCATATTTGAGCGATAACCCGCCATGGCCGCAGAATATTCTGTACTTATTTGGTTCTCTAAGTTTTGAAGATCCCAAGCTATGCGCTCTTCCTGTAATTCGGATTTCCGTATTTCCTGTATGCGTTTAGTACCTGTAAATATAGGTAAGGTCAACGATAACCCTACTGATGAGCTAGGGAAATTGGTCGAATAAAGGTTACTAAACTGATTGTTGAAAAAGTTGGCATTGTACATTCCGTAAGCACCCAGTTGTGGTAAAAATTGCCACTTTTGGTATTGCGTGTTCAATTGCTGTATACTCTTTAATGTTTCGGTCTGCCGAAATTCCACGCGGTTAGCGTAGTTCAATATTTCGGTCGTATCCAATAGTATGTTGCTCTCCATAGCTTGGTTTTCAAAAGAGAGAGTCAACGCTTCTTTTGGATTTAATCCCAACAGCATTTTTAAATAATCGTACTTATAGTTACGCATCTCCTTAGCTGTTTTCAACTCTGCTTTCGTATTGTTGAGTGATATCAGCGCACGTTTGAAGTCCGTTTTATCAACTAAGCCGGTCTCGTAGCGCGCGTTTGCTTCCGTGTACTGCCGCTCCAAACGAACTATATTTTCATTAATGATATTGATAGATTCTTCGGAGGTTAAGATGTCGTAATAAGCTTTGCTAACATCAACTACCGTCGTAATCCTTGTGCTTTCGATGTTTTGGTCGTTTTGCTGACGCACGAATTTTGCCGCGCGAGACGCTTGGAAAAGAGCAGGGCTCAACAAAGCCTGATCGGCGCGTATACCAAAGGCGCTGGTATTTTTCTGCCCCATCTGTATAACTGCGCCGTTGATAACATTTGTCGGTATCTGTATGGCGTGCGCCAATGATCCTGTAGCATTGATTTGTGGAAACCATCCGGAAAGTGCCGAGGCAATTTCCCGCTCTCCAATTTCTTTATCGATACTGGCCTGCTTCAGCTCGATTTTGTTTTGTAAGGCGAAGCTGATAAGTTCGTCTAACGTTGCGTTGCTATTGAGTTTTCCACTATCCGCTGTCGTTTGAGCATGGGATACTCCCGCGATGCAGGACGCGAGAAGGAGAGATAAAACAACTTTTTTGAATCTCATATTATTGATTTTTAACACCATTCCAAATAATTTCAATTAGATCTTCGCGACCTTGTTTCTGCGCTTTGCAAAATCCATAGGTCACCATTTTTACATGTGAGGTTGCTGCACCGATATAGAGCGATATCAAGGTAGGAAAACTCACATTTCTTATAATCCCCGCATTTATTCCTTCTTCAAAAAACATACGCATACGATCGGCCCCATAATAGCTCGGGTTTTTCTTTTGCTGTATGAGTTCATAATATGGAGAAGAATAAAATTGTTCTACAAACCAGAATACTTTTTTATTGGCAAGGTAGTAATCCACCAAACGGTTCCAGATGTAAAAAAATTTCTCCTTGTACGAGAGGCTCTCTTCTACATTAAAGATGTGTTCATTGGTTTTTACCCGACAATGAGCAAAAAGCTCGGTTATCAGCTCGTCTTTCGACGCAAAGTAATGGTAAATTGTACCAGTCGCCACATTGGCGTGCGAAGCAATTTGACTCATTGGAGTCCCATGAAAGCCATTCTCGTTGATGAGGGTTAGGGTACTTTCGAAAATTGCTTCTTTTTTATTTAGCAATTGAACGTTCATTCGGTTGCAAATGTAGTCAAAAACAATGATCTCAAATGTCAAATATTTGTTATAAAGAAGGAATTTTCTCTTTTACGGAGAACGTGAAGCTGATGTTAAATATCCGTTAAATCTTTTGTTGGCTATTGCAGTGCGATTAATGACACCTTATATTTGTGTCATCATAATTTAGGTTTATAATTGGTTAGTAGAGGTTTCCATTCTCCCCGTTTGGAAACCTCATTTTATTTACGAGCCTTTAAACTCTTTTGAACTTCCTCTAGCGTGTAGCGTTCCGTATTTTTGCCAAACCGCGTTGTCACGTAGGTTAGAATGTAAGCTATTTCGATATCACTCAGTTGTGGGACGCCCGGCATTTGTTCTTCGTACCTTTGCCCATGTATTTCTAACGGCTCTTTTATCCCAAACTTAACAATGCTGGCGAGTTGATCTCTGTGCTGACTTAAATAACTGCTGTCTGTCAGCGGAGGATATAACTTTCCTAATCCTTCGCCCTTTGCACCATGGCAGTTTTCGCAATGGGTTGTATACAGTTTTTGACCGTTCACGGCATATTGAGCCGTTTCAATGCTAACGTTTGGTTGGCAAGCGCGGGTCAGTATGCCGATGAATAAGGCAATTCCTAAAAGCGTCAAGAACCTATTGTACACTGGTGTTTAGGGTTTCTCGTTGAACAATATTTCCAAATCTGTAAAAAGCTGCGCTACCTGTTCGTCATTTGTACCGTCATATGCACCTCGTATATGCTTATGCTGGTCAATCAAAACGAGGTATCCTTGGTGGTCGTAGCCGCCCGGTACCGAAGCATCCTCTTTGGTATACACCAAATAGTTATTTGCAATACCATAGATGTCCTTTTTACTTCCCGTAACAAATTGCCACTGGTCGTTATCGACACCTAGCTTATTCGCATAAGACTTGAGTACACTCGGCGAATCATATTTGAAATCGATGCTATGCGATAGAAAGGCAATGCGCTTATCACCTTTGTATTTGTCATACACCTTCAATAGATTGCGCTGCATTGTTGGACAGATACTTGGGCAATGTGTGAAAAAGAAATTCGCAACATAGATTTGGTTGTCAAATGTTTTCTCGCTGATCATTACACTATCTTGGTTTAAAAAGCTGAAAGCAGGAATTTTGGGATATATCGTGTCGATAATCGTTTTTCCATCCACAACACGTTCCTGTGTTTCTCTTTCTCCGATAATCGGGAGCTTTTTGTCCGTTTGACTCGTGCAAGAAAAAAGCAGTATTCCCCAAGCTAAGAAAGGTAGAAACGGATAATAACTTCTTTTCATAGATTTACTTATTAAAAGGAGTCAACACCTTTTCTGCACTTTTACTCACTGTTTCAAATTCGGTCCTTAGGTTGCTGATGCGCTCAACCTCTGCCTTTTGATAAGTAGCGTCGGCACTATCCGGCTGATATTCCTTCATCCAAACCATCATTTTATCTGTTGCAGACTCCAGATCAGATTTCAGTTGTGTTAGATCGCGTCGCGTCGCCGCCGTGTCTAAAGCATTATTGCTGTTCTGCATGCCGGCAAGGTTGTCAAGCAACGAATCGATTAAGATGCTGTGTTTATCAAAGGAGGATATCTGTGGCATGATTTCATCATGAACTTCAATCGCCTGTTGCGAGATAACCTTCGGGTCGTTCTTCTCCTCTTTGATGTTTTGGCAGCTTGCCATGGTCAGCAGACCTACGGTGGCCATGCTTAGCGTTATAGTTTTCATATCTCAATATTTATGTTTGCAGTTTTTTCGAAGATGTTGCCGACGAGCGTGGCGCCGACAAATCGCGAATGTATATTTCATTGGTTGAACGGGCGCAGAGCAATCCGTCTACATCATAGATTAAAATTTCGAATTCTTGAACGACTTTGCCGTTTTCTTTGACCGCTTTAAGTGCTTTATCTATATCTTCTTCGCTTATGCGAATCGAAAAATGCAGGCTTTTTCGTCCTGGTTTTAGGTATTCTATTTTCGCGGCTTTCAGCCATGTAACCGTTTTTTTTATGCCTTTGCGTCTAAAGATCTGATCCAAAAGTAGGGTATGTATAGGATCTACCGAAGCGAATATGGTGCCGCCGAAAATTGTTCCATTACTGTTTCTATTAAGTACGCTCTTCTGTATCTTCAGGTCAAGCTGTCGAAAGTCGGGATATATTTTTTTTACCCAAATTCTTTGGAAAAAGAACGGTGGATAAAAACGTAATACCCATTTTAACGCTTTTGGAGACAGCTGCATCCTACAAATATAGAACTCCAAATGCTTTTCTCCGAGTGTGTGTATGTTTAATTCTTGTAATAAATGTAAAAGCGTTGTAAATTGACCCTCCAAAATATAAACTTATGGAACAATCTGCTAATTCGCGAAAAGTATGGCTTTTGGTCGTGGTTGCCTCATTAGGCTACTTCGTGGATATCTACGATTTGATTATTTTTTCGATTGTGCGGGTGCAATCATTTCGGGATATTGGCATAGCCGATGAGCAGATGCGCAGCGAGGGCGAGTTTGTGTTAAATATGCAGATGGCTGGCTTACTTATCGGAGGCGTCATCTGGGGGATAATAGCGGATAAGTATGGTCGGCTTAAGGTTCTTTTCGGATCCATCTTGCTATACTCGTTGGCCAATATCTACAATGGTTTTGTACAAGATGTAAATACCTACGCATGGGTACGCTTCATAGCTGGAATTGGCCTTGCTGGAGAACTGGGGGCGGGCATCACCTTGGTTAGCGAAACGATGGCGAAAGGAAAACGCGGATATGGAACGATGATCGTCGCTGCCGTAGGTGTATTGGGGGCGATATTGGCCTACTATGTATCAGAATGGTTCGACTGGCGTACGGCCTATTTTGTTGGCGGGGGCATGGGGGTATGTTTACTGTTATTGCGCGTGGGCACCTTTGAGTCTGGACTATTTAGGCAGCAAGAGCATACAACGGTGGCCAAAGGAAATATCGCTATGCTATTTGCTAAAAAAGAGCGATTCTTACGGTATGTGTATTGTTTGTGTATTGGTCTGCCCATCTGGTTTGTCGTAGGGGTATTGGTGACGCAGGCTCCCGAGATTGGTAAAGCATTGTCTGCCGAGGTGCCGCTTAGTGCCGGAAAGGGCGTTATGTTTACCTATTTGGGTATTTCGTTGGGTGATGTATTTGCTGGTCTAGTAGCCCAATGGTTGAAGTCCCGAAAAAAAGCCGTATTTGTCTGTCAGGTGATGATCCTTCTTTTTTCCATTTGGTATTTATCCAGCACGGGAATCTCTGAAACGAAATTCCTTTGGTTGGCTTTTTTGATGGGACTTGGTGTCGGGTATTGGGCGACGTTCGTCACTATTGCTGCTGAACAATTTGGTACCAATTTGCGAGCCACTGTGGCAACCACAGCCCCCAATTTTGTCCGTGGGGCACTTATTCCTTCTACACTACTTTATGGTTGGTTAGTTTCCCAATTCGGAATTCTGCACGCCGCGATAGCCGTGACGGTCTTGTTGTCGGGGATTGCGATCTTTGCCCTGAGCAAATTGAAGGAAAGTTTTAACAAGGATTTAGATTATATGGAAGAATAGATGCTGAAGTAGAGCACCGGATTGACGCATGTTAACGATCTGGGCATTTCTTGCAACGCTTGCCTCGCTTGTATTTCTTGCAGCACTTCTTAAAAATACAAGAATCAAAGTCTGCACAACTATTAAATCCCTTTTTTGTTTCATCAAAAAAGGGATTATTAATTTCTTGTTGCGTTAAAGGGCTTACTATCAAATCCATCTCCGATACAAAGATAGCTATTTAGATTCTATTTAAATAATAGTGATGTCCGATTTTTTTTCTTTCAGGTCAACAGAGATCTTGTTTGCAGCATCGTCAATGATCTTCGGATCATCGGTGTTGTTGATGATTACCAAATCGCAGATAGGCTTGAAAGGTAATAGATATTCTTGGTAGGAAGGAACCACATGGTTCTCCCATTTATACATTACATCATCGTGGTCATAGCCTCTTTCAATAAGATCTCGACGCAGCCGGCGTTCCAGTGCAACAGATTCCTCCGCGTCCAAGAAGATACGGAAATCCAATAGATTGTTTACCTCTTCATAATGGAAAATAAAAAGACCTTCCACAATAAGGATAGGAGCAGGTTTTATTTCCAGCATTTTCGGTTTTAAATTAGGATTGTTGAAGGTATACTCCTCCCTATGCACCACTTGTCCATCAAAAAGTTGTTTGATGTCATGAAAGAAAGCAGTTCTGTTGATCGCCGTAGGTAGGTCGAAGTTATAGAGCCTATTTTCTTCTTGAGTTTTAGTATTTGCCGGTATATAGTAATCGTCTTGGGATATCAAGGTCACTTGTTCGGACAAAAAATGGTTCAGAAAACTGCGTAGAAAAAACGTTTTTCCCGACCCACTGCTTCCCGCGATACCAATTACGTAAGGTTTGTTCATGAATGCAATATTAACTTAAATTACTGCAAAGGTACGCCATATGCTATTTCTATCAAAAATCTTCTGTCCAAAGCACCAATATAAGAGGCTGCAGACTTAGAAAGAACGACGATTGCACCCTGTGTATCCGAGTTGTCGGTAAATTTACCAACGACTTTCGCATAGGTAACGTTGCGCGTCATGGGGTTCGTGATTTTAAGTATCGTCCCTATTGGTGCTGTTTTATGCAACGCCAAGTTGCTCTTGCCGTCTGTTTCCAAATTTTCCATCCATACGCCTATTCCT
This genomic window contains:
- a CDS encoding efflux RND transporter periplasmic adaptor subunit; translation: MNKNFLFSALIIGSGLFWQSCGSGNESSKQQQGAPQGQPAVPVTTAVVEKQIVSGIKSYPGSVIPLQETKILAEVSGYVTKINVTDGASVSKGQVLYEIDRIRYQAAVDQAKAALEIAKATLQRGEKDLSRYQTLSEKDAIAKQTLDNAVTEVSNLKAQVQSAQAALTTAQTNLQRAVIRAPFSGVVGISLVRTGALVSPGTTEINTISTIDPITVEFQVSEREIAEFSAYQTGKSATEISVVLPDGTTYANLGKVTIIDRAVDPQTGTIKVRATFSNAQNALRAGMNLTINVKSTSTSEQNIIPFKAVQDQLGVYNVFVVNDSSQAEIRPVKLGLKVGEQVVVESGVEAGEKIIVDGLMNVRAGTKVAENAPTADKAAQK
- a CDS encoding DUF4442 domain-containing protein — protein: MQLSPKALKWVLRFYPPFFFQRIWVKKIYPDFRQLDLKIQKSVLNRNSNGTIFGGTIFASVDPIHTLLLDQIFRRKGIKKTVTWLKAAKIEYLKPGRKSLHFSIRISEEDIDKALKAVKENGKVVQEFEILIYDVDGLLCARSTNEIYIRDLSAPRSSATSSKKLQT
- a CDS encoding TolC family protein translates to MRFKKVVLSLLLASCIAGVSHAQTTADSGKLNSNATLDELISFALQNKIELKQASIDKEIGEREIASALSGWFPQINATGSLAHAIQIPTNVINGAVIQMGQKNTSAFGIRADQALLSPALFQASRAAKFVRQQNDQNIESTRITTVVDVSKAYYDILTSEESINIINENIVRLERQYTEANARYETGLVDKTDFKRALISLNNTKAELKTAKEMRNYKYDYLKMLLGLNPKEALTLSFENQAMESNILLDTTEILNYANRVEFRQTETLKSIQQLNTQYQKWQFLPQLGAYGMYNANFFNNQFSNLYSTNFPSSSVGLSLTLPIFTGTKRIQEIRKSELQEERIAWDLQNLENQISTEYSAAMAGYRSNMNEWRNSKGNMELSEDVYNTIKLQYDAGVKTYLELMTAEADLKTSQLNYLNALYAVLSSKLDIQKALGTVEITK
- a CDS encoding TetR/AcrR family transcriptional regulator, translated to MNVQLLNKKEAIFESTLTLINENGFHGTPMSQIASHANVATGTIYHYFASKDELITELFAHCRVKTNEHIFNVEESLSYKEKFFYIWNRLVDYYLANKKVFWFVEQFYSSPYYELIQQKKNPSYYGADRMRMFFEEGINAGIIRNVSFPTLISLYIGAATSHVKMVTYGFCKAQKQGREDLIEIIWNGVKNQ
- a CDS encoding uridine kinase family protein, giving the protein MNKPYVIGIAGSSGSGKTFFLRSFLNHFLSEQVTLISQDDYYIPANTKTQEENRLYNFDLPTAINRTAFFHDIKQLFDGQVVHREEYTFNNPNLKPKMLEIKPAPILIVEGLFIFHYEEVNNLLDFRIFLDAEESVALERRLRRDLIERGYDHDDVMYKWENHVVPSYQEYLLPFKPICDLVIINNTDDPKIIDDAANKISVDLKEKKSDITII
- a CDS encoding c-type cytochrome, which gives rise to MTLLGIALFIGILTRACQPNVSIETAQYAVNGQKLYTTHCENCHGAKGEGLGKLYPPLTDSSYLSQHRDQLASIVKFGIKEPLEIHGQRYEEQMPGVPQLSDIEIAYILTYVTTRFGKNTERYTLEEVQKSLKARK
- a CDS encoding MFS transporter; the protein is MEQSANSRKVWLLVVVASLGYFVDIYDLIIFSIVRVQSFRDIGIADEQMRSEGEFVLNMQMAGLLIGGVIWGIIADKYGRLKVLFGSILLYSLANIYNGFVQDVNTYAWVRFIAGIGLAGELGAGITLVSETMAKGKRGYGTMIVAAVGVLGAILAYYVSEWFDWRTAYFVGGGMGVCLLLLRVGTFESGLFRQQEHTTVAKGNIAMLFAKKERFLRYVYCLCIGLPIWFVVGVLVTQAPEIGKALSAEVPLSAGKGVMFTYLGISLGDVFAGLVAQWLKSRKKAVFVCQVMILLFSIWYLSSTGISETKFLWLAFLMGLGVGYWATFVTIAAEQFGTNLRATVATTAPNFVRGALIPSTLLYGWLVSQFGILHAAIAVTVLLSGIAIFALSKLKESFNKDLDYMEE
- a CDS encoding transposase produces the protein MKTITLSMATVGLLTMASCQNIKEEKNDPKVISQQAIEVHDEIMPQISSFDKHSILIDSLLDNLAGMQNSNNALDTAATRRDLTQLKSDLESATDKMMVWMKEYQPDSADATYQKAEVERISNLRTEFETVSKSAEKVLTPFNK
- a CDS encoding SCO family protein; the protein is MKRSYYPFLPFLAWGILLFSCTSQTDKKLPIIGERETQERVVDGKTIIDTIYPKIPAFSFLNQDSVMISEKTFDNQIYVANFFFTHCPSICPTMQRNLLKVYDKYKGDKRIAFLSHSIDFKYDSPSVLKSYANKLGVDNDQWQFVTGSKKDIYGIANNYLVYTKEDASVPGGYDHQGYLVLIDQHKHIRGAYDGTNDEQVAQLFTDLEILFNEKP